The Proteiniphilum propionicum genome contains the following window.
GTAAGGGTACCAACGCAGAAGATCACCAAGCGTGAACACATCGATCTCCTTGTTGAGGATCTCGGCTCTTTTGGGTCCCACGCCGGGAATAAACTTTATGTCTGTCTGAAGTATATTCATTATACAATACTTGGCACTCGTTCCGGATAGCGAGTCTTGTGCAAAAATATAAAAAAATGAGGAACAGGTCAACCATTCCTCATTACATAAATCAAACACATCCCCGTAACCCTAATCACGGGATATCCATGGGTGAAAGCAGTTGCTTACCACGCGAAAAGCGGATATTGCTTCATGGTTGCATTCACCTTTCCCCGGACTGATGAAATTATTTTATCATCATCGGGATTAGAAAGCACCGTATCTATAAATTCCACAATTTCGCCCATAAGCTTCTCCTTGGCTCCACGAGTGGTGATAGCAGGCGTGCCGAATCGCAGGCCCGATGTTTGAAATGGAGAGCGGCTATCAAAAGGTACCATATTTTTATTGGCCGTGATATCGGCTTCTACAAGTACTTTTTCGCCCACTTTGCCAGTCAAGGCAGGGAATTTGGTGCGTAAATCTACTAGAACAATATGATTGTCAGTGCCTCCGGAAACAACTTTATAGCCTTTATCAATAAAGGCCTGTGCCATCACAGCTGCATTTTTCCTCACCTGTACCTGATAGGTTTTGTAGTCAGGCTGCAGAGCTTCATAAAAGGATACTGCCTTAGAGGCTATCACATGCTCCAGCGGCCCTCCCTGCATTCCCGGGAATACTGCTGAATCGAGCACCGCCGACATCATTTTCACTTCTCCTTTCGGTGTTGTCAGCCCCCACGGATTTTCAAAATCTTTACCCATCAAAATGATACCTCCCCTAGGGCCTCGCAACGTTTTATGGGTAGTAGATGTAACAATATGCGCATATTTAAGTGGATTCTCAAGCAATCCGGCGGCGATCAATCCTGCAGGATGCGCCATATCAACCATAAAAATAGCTCCTATCTCATCGGCTACCCTGCGGATACGTGCATAGTCCCACTCACGGGAATAGGCAGAAGCCCCGCCAATTATCAGTTTAGGCCTCTCTCTGCGGGCAACCTCATCAAGCTGATCATAATCTACCCGTTGATCATCCTCATGCACATTATATTCCAACGGCTGAAACATTATACCGGAAAAATTTACCGGAGAACCGTGTGAAAGATGGCCTCCGTGCGAAAGATTCAATCCAAGGAACTTATCTCCAGCCTTAAGGCATGCAAGAAACACTGCTGCATTGGCTTGTGCTCCGGAGTGCGGTTGCACGTTTACCCACTCTGCTCCGAACAATTCCTTTAACCTGTCGATGGCGAGCTGTTCGCTCATATCAACCACCTCACAACCTCCGTAATAACGTCTGCCAGGATAGCCTTCGGCATATTTATTAGTCAGCACAGACCCCATAGCCTGCATTACCTGTTCACTTACAAAATTCTCAGAAGCAATCAGCTCAATACCCTTCAGCTGCCGATCCCTCTCTTTTGCGATAATCTCAAAGATTTGTGTATCTTGATTCATTCAAACTGTAAATTTATTTTTAAAACAGAATGCAAATGTAAGAAGATTAAGCCAAAAAACAGTGCATTTTCACTAACCAATGTGATAAGAAAACGAAAATTGGAAAAAAAATTCATAAGCATAAAAATATCTCTCAATTTCTATGAGGAAACATAAATTTTATATACATTTGTAAAGGGAAAACCATCAAAATGATATTACTATGAGCCTAAACAAATACCCGGCGGAACCTTTCCGCATCAAATCGGTAGAAACCGTAAAGATGATCTCTCGCGAAGAACGTGAAAAAGTAATTAAAGAAGCAGGATATAACACATTCCTGATTAAAAGTGACGATGTTTATATTGACCTGTTGACTGACAGCGGGACCAACGCGATGAGCGACCGCCAATGGGCAGGAATGATGATTGGCGATGAGTCGTATGCCGGCAGCATCAACTTCAGGCATCTTGAAGAAACTGTACAGGATATATTCGGCTTTAAACATATTGTCCCCACACATCAGGGAAGGGGTGCCGAAAACCTGCTTTCACAGATTGCCATTAAACAGGGGCAATATGTTCCAGGGAACATGTATTTCACTACCACACGCTATCATCAGGAAAGAAACGGTGGCATCTTTGTGGATATTATCCGGGATGAAGCTCACGAAGCATGGATGAATATCCCTTTCAAAGGAGATATCGACCTGAATAAGCTGCAGAAGCTGATTGATGAAAAAGGGGCAGAAAACATCGCCTATGTGTGTCTTGCCGTCACTGTAAACCTTGCCGGCGGACAACCAGTCTCAATGAAAAACATGAAGGAGGTACGCGAACTGACACGCAGGCATGGCATCAGGGTATTTTATGATGCCACCCGGTGTGTTGAGAACGCCTATTTCATTAAGGAGCAGGAGGAGGGTTACACTGGCAAAACCATCCGGGAGATTGTACATGAAATGTTCAGCTATGCTGACGGATGCACTATGAGCGGAAAGAAGGATTGCCTGGTAAATATCGGCGGATTTTTATGCATGAATGACGATGATCTTTTTGCAGAGGCTAAGGAGCTGGTGGTAGCTTATGAAGGTATGCCGTCGTACGGTGGCATGGCTGGCCGTGATATGGAGGCTATGGCAATAGGGTTGAAGGAGTCTCTTCAATTTGAATATATAGAACACCGTGTGAAGCAGGTGCGTTATCTTGGCGACCTTCTTCTTAAAGCGGGAATACCCATTATAGAACCCACCGGCGGCCATGCTATATTTCTGGATGCCAGGCGATTTTGCCCGCACCTACAGCAGGACCGTTTTCCAGCCCAAAGCCTGGCAGCAAATCTTTATCTTGAATCGGGAGTGAGAAGTATGGAGC
Protein-coding sequences here:
- the glyA gene encoding serine hydroxymethyltransferase — translated: MNQDTQIFEIIAKERDRQLKGIELIASENFVSEQVMQAMGSVLTNKYAEGYPGRRYYGGCEVVDMSEQLAIDRLKELFGAEWVNVQPHSGAQANAAVFLACLKAGDKFLGLNLSHGGHLSHGSPVNFSGIMFQPLEYNVHEDDQRVDYDQLDEVARRERPKLIIGGASAYSREWDYARIRRVADEIGAIFMVDMAHPAGLIAAGLLENPLKYAHIVTSTTHKTLRGPRGGIILMGKDFENPWGLTTPKGEVKMMSAVLDSAVFPGMQGGPLEHVIASKAVSFYEALQPDYKTYQVQVRKNAAVMAQAFIDKGYKVVSGGTDNHIVLVDLRTKFPALTGKVGEKVLVEADITANKNMVPFDSRSPFQTSGLRFGTPAITTRGAKEKLMGEIVEFIDTVLSNPDDDKIISSVRGKVNATMKQYPLFAW
- a CDS encoding tyrosine phenol-lyase, with amino-acid sequence MSLNKYPAEPFRIKSVETVKMISREEREKVIKEAGYNTFLIKSDDVYIDLLTDSGTNAMSDRQWAGMMIGDESYAGSINFRHLEETVQDIFGFKHIVPTHQGRGAENLLSQIAIKQGQYVPGNMYFTTTRYHQERNGGIFVDIIRDEAHEAWMNIPFKGDIDLNKLQKLIDEKGAENIAYVCLAVTVNLAGGQPVSMKNMKEVRELTRRHGIRVFYDATRCVENAYFIKEQEEGYTGKTIREIVHEMFSYADGCTMSGKKDCLVNIGGFLCMNDDDLFAEAKELVVAYEGMPSYGGMAGRDMEAMAIGLKESLQFEYIEHRVKQVRYLGDLLLKAGIPIIEPTGGHAIFLDARRFCPHLQQDRFPAQSLAANLYLESGVRSMERGIVSAGRNKYTGDHHRPKLETVRLTIPRRVYTYRHMDLVAEAVISLYKRRESIKGLRFVYEPKQLRFFTARFEETD